A DNA window from Hordeum vulgare subsp. vulgare chromosome 1H, MorexV3_pseudomolecules_assembly, whole genome shotgun sequence contains the following coding sequences:
- the LOC123433225 gene encoding small GTPase LIP1-like, producing MRFWRDGGASASGRDLNGGMPYGQVRVLIVGDSGVGKSSLAHLILQGSAIARPTQTIGCTVDVKHITYGGLGSSSNSIIGDAERNFFVELWDVSGHDRYRDCRSLFYSQINGVIFVYDLSQRKTKTNLSKWAVEVAESGTFSAPLGSGGPGGLPVPYLVIANKVDIAPRDGRRVSSGNLIDVARQWVDKQGLLPSNEELPLVDSFPGNSGLLTAAKEARYDKEAVVKFFRMLIRRRYFSNELPAPSPWSLTPRGDTILPVETTNDEELFKRKSYGGQRYKYNGVAPLSAQQNVTLPLSPSPQQPMSSSAENYRYHRFSSSAIPDKNSSRTSRLDINL from the exons ATGAGGTTCTGGAGGGACGGCGGCGCGAGCGCGAGCGGGCGGGACCTCAACGGCGGGATGCCCTACGGCCAGGTGCGCGTCCTCATCGTCGGCGATTCAG gTGTGGGGAAATCTTCATTGGCACATCTCATTCTTCAAGGTTCTGCGATTGCTCGACCGACCCAAACAATTGGGTGTACAGTCGATGTAAAA CATATTACTTACGGAGGCCTAGGGAGTTCATCTAATAGCATCATCGGGGATGCTGAAAGGAACTTCTTTGTTGAGCTTTGGGATGTTTCAGGGCACGATCGCTACAGAGATTGCCGTTCACTTTTTTATTCACAAATTAATG GTGTCATATTTGTTTATGACCTATCTCAGAGGAAGACAAAGACAAATTTGAGCAAGTGGGCAGTTGAGGTTGCTGAGTCTGGGACCTTTTCAGCTCCTCTTGGGTCTGGTGGTCCAGGAGGCCTTCCAGTTCCTTACCTAGTGATTGCTAACAAAGTAGACATTGCTCCAAGAGATGGTAGAAGAGTTAGCAGTGGAAATCTTATTGATGTTGCTCGTCAATGGGTTGACAAGCAAGGTCTACTTCCATCGAATGAAGAACTTCCACTTGTGGATAGCTTCCCTGGCAATTCTGGTCTGCTCACG GCTGCAAAAGAGGCTAGATATGATAAAGAAGCTGTGGTTAAGTTCTTCCGCATG TTGATAAGGAGGAGGTATTTCTCGAATGAACTTCCTGCCCCTAGCCCATGGTCTCTCACTCCCAGAGGGGATACCATTCTTCCTGTAGAaaccacgaatgacgaagagttgTTCAAAAGGAAAAG CTATGGCGGGCAGAGGTACAAATATAACGGTGTCGCCCCACTATCTGCTCAGCAGAACGTAACTCTACCGCTCAGTCCCTCTCCTCAACAGCCGATGTCCTCTTCCGCGGAGAACTACAGATACCACAGATTCTCGTCATCAGCAATTCCTGACAAAAACAGCAGCAGGACAAGCCGATTAGACATCAATTTATGA